In Sulfitobacter guttiformis, the genomic stretch TGGCGCGGGATAGAAACCACTCATAGCTGGTCCGGGATGGTTTGCCTTTCCCGCGATTTGCTTCCTTTCGTTGGTCGGATACCACAGGCAAACGGGCTGTGGACCGGTATGTGCTATCATGGAAATGGCGTCGCAATGGGCAGTTATAGCGGAATGTTATTATCCCAGTTGGTTCAGGGGAAATCGCCCGATATTCTCTATCCTGAAGCGATGCGTGTTCCTCTGCGAAAGTTCGAATTAGGGCGTTGGCGCAGAGTCGTTATGCCCGCGGCTTACGCTGCTTTCATGCTCGCAGACCGCTAAGAGGGTTCGCGCAACGCAGAAATTTCACTCGCCGGAGCTTCGGCTCCACCCTCGAATACCACGCGTGCGCCGGAGCCGAGGTTTTGCACTTCCACGATCCGTGCATAGGTTTCGACCAGTGTTGCAGGAAGCGCAGCGCCACCCTCGCCGGTTGCCTCTACTTCAAAACGGTACATGCCGGAGGGCAGTGGTTGGCCCCCTTGTTGGACGCCAGCCCAGACAACCGGATCGGAAGAGACAGGCATTGGATGGCGGGTAACTTCGCGGCCGTCATTGTCATAGACAACCAGTTCCATGGACTCCGCGCCGGCGGGAGGTGTCGGCAAGACTGTAATTGGATCTGTATCGAACAGAACTGCGGCTGTTGTGCGCGCTTCCATACCGATCCATCCCGCCATTTGCCCCATAGTGCTGCTGCCCAACTGGGCGGCAAGCGCTGACAAAAGGTCGTTGGACAGAACCTGTTGTTCAACCATCGAAAATTGTGCCAGCTGAGCCGCATATTCAGAGCTGTCCAAAGGTTCTAGCGGGTCCTGATATTTGGCTTGGGTAGTGAGCATTTTAATGAATGTTTCGAAGTCCGACGAGAGAGCGGAGGAAGCAGGCAATGGCGAGGTTACGCCGTTGTTGGACCCTGCGGAAAAAGAGGTGAGAGTGGGGGATATCATGTGGGTTCCTTACAGTCGTATATCGACGCCGGATGCGGGCATACGGTCAAGTTGGATGAGCGTGTGGTCACTGGGTGTAGATTGATGTGACGTACCTGCTGCATCAGCAGAGCCGTCAGGGTTACTGTTCGCGTTATCTTGCGAGGTATTTGCACGCTCGCCCCCTTGTCCAAAGGAAAATGAGATTGAATCATACCCCATAGAACGAAAGGTCTGCCCCAGTTGGTCGATGTTGCGGCGCATAAGGTCGAGCGTGTCTGGCCGTTCGGCCAGAATACTAACCGTTATTGCGCCATCTTCGGATTTTACAGACATCCGTACGCGGCCCAATTCATCCGGGGACAATGCGATCTCAACAGGACGATGTACTGCTTGGTCCGCAACCACCGCAATTTGCCGCGCAACATGAAGGTGCAGATCGGATCTGAGCGGCACAAATGTACCAGTCGGATGGGTAGCGCTGCGGGCTTGATCCCAGTTGATGATGTCTGGTGCGTCGGTTGGGGTAAGTAATGATTGGGCCACATCCGTCGGGCTAAGGGTTCCCGGCAGAAGGCTGCCGATTCCTTGCTTCGTCGACGGTGAGGCGGGGGAGGGGCCGGCAGGGGTATGCCGCGCATCATACTGCGGATCAACAGAATGGGATTGTGAATCTAGTGTTGGAGAGGTGCTCGACATCACGGCTGGATCGAAGCGCCGCATTTCCGGAGTGACGCCAGTTTTGTACAAATCGGCGGACAACTGCTTCTCGCGCAAACGAATGTCATTCCACAAAGGGGATGTGCCTTTATGGTGGGAAGGTGCAACGGTCCCGATGTCTTGGATGCGTTGCGCCGCTGATCCCACTCCCTTTGGATTTATATGTGTCGCGTTGGTTTCAGACGCCTTGTGAATGGCTTCCGGTTCTGACGGATATTGTATTTTCGACCCTGCTACCGAGCGGGCAAGAGGCATTGCTTGCGTCATATCAAAAACTGGTTCTGAGTGTCTCTGATGAGCGCTCTGACCGTCGTGTGATTGGAGCGCCT encodes the following:
- a CDS encoding flagellar hook capping FlgD N-terminal domain-containing protein — translated: MISPTLTSFSAGSNNGVTSPLPASSALSSDFETFIKMLTTQAKYQDPLEPLDSSEYAAQLAQFSMVEQQVLSNDLLSALAAQLGSSTMGQMAGWIGMEARTTAAVLFDTDPITVLPTPPAGAESMELVVYDNDGREVTRHPMPVSSDPVVWAGVQQGGQPLPSGMYRFEVEATGEGGAALPATLVETYARIVEVQNLGSGARVVFEGGAEAPASEISALREPS
- a CDS encoding flagellar hook-length control protein FliK, yielding MTQAMPLARSVAGSKIQYPSEPEAIHKASETNATHINPKGVGSAAQRIQDIGTVAPSHHKGTSPLWNDIRLREKQLSADLYKTGVTPEMRRFDPAVMSSTSPTLDSQSHSVDPQYDARHTPAGPSPASPSTKQGIGSLLPGTLSPTDVAQSLLTPTDAPDIINWDQARSATHPTGTFVPLRSDLHLHVARQIAVVADQAVHRPVEIALSPDELGRVRMSVKSEDGAITVSILAERPDTLDLMRRNIDQLGQTFRSMGYDSISFSFGQGGERANTSQDNANSNPDGSADAAGTSHQSTPSDHTLIQLDRMPASGVDIRL